In one window of Patescibacteria group bacterium DNA:
- a CDS encoding PIG-L family deacetylase gives MKITDDNKIMDRILAIGPHPDDIELGCFGTLAKYHANGSKIGFVVLSFGGAKSKENKRKKEAIASAKLLSAKTYFGELPDTKISDGVTTISIIEKAINDFKPTLVIVNSTNDTHQDHRNASRAAISAARFVPAVLFYQTPSSTRDFNPKFFVDISNHIDIKMQAVQLHVSQGENVYMADRAIKGLAEFLGFQIYQGGKHYEGFEIHQLIV, from the coding sequence ATGAAAATTACAGATGATAATAAAATAATGGATAGAATTTTAGCAATTGGTCCGCATCCGGACGATATTGAGCTTGGATGCTTTGGGACGCTTGCAAAGTATCATGCGAATGGTAGTAAAATCGGTTTTGTGGTTTTAAGTTTTGGTGGTGCAAAAAGTAAGGAGAATAAGAGAAAAAAAGAGGCAATTGCGTCAGCTAAGTTATTGTCAGCCAAAACATATTTTGGCGAATTGCCAGATACCAAAATATCAGATGGCGTTACAACTATCAGTATTATCGAAAAGGCGATTAATGATTTTAAACCTACATTAGTTATCGTGAATTCCACCAATGACACGCACCAGGATCATCGTAATGCGTCTAGGGCGGCAATATCGGCAGCGCGCTTTGTTCCGGCCGTTCTTTTTTACCAAACGCCATCGTCAACGCGTGATTTTAATCCAAAATTTTTTGTTGATATTAGTAATCACATAGATATTAAAATGCAAGCCGTGCAACTGCATGTGTCACAGGGCGAGAATGTTTATATGGCCGACCGTGCTATCAAGGGCTTGGCTGAATTTTTGGGATTTCAGATTTACCAAGGCGGAAAACACTACGAGGGTTTTGAAATTCATCAACTTATTGTTTAA
- a CDS encoding glycosyltransferase: MTNTKKIKYMINSFFFQKQLFERYLDKEFDFDFTPRVTNVRLPAFLYVPLNMATIWFYYFFGKMKNYGIIHLNRAEAFLLFKKIPGQISIFEIHGFDIGVCGELYLKDLHSPTKQRLGLFLDKLIENKIKKNIQLADIFYCSTPDLVEPITKWCGRKPTWLPNPIDTSLFVPEGGVIKLEGEPACFLAARLHGDKKPEVAIDIFENTIKKHFSKATLHLIASGELTDLYKRKLNDSKTYFWHGYMSKEELAAKLRGADLVFGDFSIGALSLLPMQVMALRRPLVSFDNYETLKTSVAEMPGLAIKLLTDDKFKNDIVEKNYQYILNNHDSESVAKIHYNNLLNFKKI, encoded by the coding sequence ATGACAAATACTAAAAAAATTAAATACATGATTAATTCTTTCTTTTTTCAAAAGCAGCTCTTTGAGCGCTACCTTGATAAGGAATTTGACTTTGATTTTACGCCTCGTGTAACCAATGTCCGTCTACCCGCTTTTTTATACGTTCCCTTGAATATGGCGACTATTTGGTTTTATTATTTTTTTGGAAAAATGAAAAATTATGGTATTATACATCTAAATAGGGCTGAAGCCTTCTTGTTATTTAAAAAAATTCCTGGGCAAATTTCCATATTTGAAATCCATGGTTTTGACATCGGGGTTTGTGGCGAACTTTATCTGAAAGATTTACATAGTCCGACCAAGCAACGCCTTGGTTTATTTTTGGATAAATTAATTGAAAATAAGATTAAGAAAAATATTCAATTAGCCGATATTTTTTATTGTTCGACTCCGGACTTAGTGGAACCGATTACAAAGTGGTGTGGTAGAAAGCCAACTTGGTTACCAAATCCGATTGATACTTCTTTGTTTGTGCCAGAGGGTGGAGTAATTAAATTGGAAGGTGAGCCGGCATGCTTCTTGGCTGCACGTTTGCATGGTGACAAAAAACCAGAAGTAGCAATTGATATTTTTGAAAATACAATAAAAAAACATTTCTCCAAGGCTACGCTTCACTTGATCGCATCAGGAGAGTTAACAGATTTATACAAACGGAAGCTGAATGATTCTAAGACTTATTTTTGGCATGGCTATATGAGCAAGGAGGAACTCGCTGCTAAATTGCGAGGTGCGGATTTAGTTTTTGGTGATTTTAGCATTGGCGCCCTGAGCCTTTTGCCAATGCAAGTTATGGCATTAAGGAGACCGCTTGTCAGTTTTGATAATTATGAAACGCTCAAAACTAGTGTGGCGGAGATGCCAGGTTTAGCGATAAAATTGCTAACTGATGATAAATTTAAAAATGATATAGTGGAAAAAAATTATCAGTATATCTTAAATAATCATGACAGCGAGTCAGTTGCCAAGATTCATTATAATAATTTATTAAATTTTAAAAAAATATGA
- a CDS encoding class I SAM-dependent methyltransferase, with the protein MNKFDSTIEKIINLANELKLVAVYSVGVNDGNELSDIDILIVASEKTNINLNARFSYLSPLVDVRRIVTREEFGHQSQYYSYSQMELIFGEQLMVKTTEPASLKKANLVKMASMFFVSFLRNYYRLKRAREKNIATILKNLNDFRYVEFFGYANFEEVILLNKDIVDARNCYPDITLAEVELLLRRSIDVSWSLMDRLNKELKNEFEVNNPRYVHFGKEPTIFLPAETANCRRLTEEAGTMISAAKILYMPLGFQFIFSDDKYVKKYRLLNFSQNKFGVGLAIKTILKQVITLLLYWKFILSDIYEVFSSNEAYSVKRSLMVYDGKHYLMPAEQECFTQIHLSPDAKILDIGCGAGRTTIFLAKDGYKNILGIDVVDGLINRAKNFDKGKYVDYFKVLNVLDLDTDENIQDRSLDCAFFSYNGLDYLYPLSERRRALDQIYKKLKPGGYFIFSSHNSLCVNRRYLLISWKNIIGLLKSNSYRLVDQSFGKLLTYFASPKMIDGELRQIGFEKIAIIPNVKNIFPFRDPFPYYIYQKK; encoded by the coding sequence ATGAATAAATTTGATTCAACAATCGAAAAAATAATAAACCTGGCCAATGAATTAAAATTGGTTGCGGTTTATTCGGTTGGTGTTAATGACGGGAATGAATTGTCTGACATTGATATACTGATAGTTGCTTCGGAAAAAACCAATATCAACTTGAATGCGCGGTTTTCTTATTTAAGTCCACTAGTTGATGTTCGTCGAATTGTGACCAGGGAGGAGTTTGGCCATCAGTCTCAATATTATTCATATTCGCAAATGGAATTAATATTTGGCGAACAGTTAATGGTAAAAACCACCGAACCGGCAAGCCTAAAGAAGGCTAACTTAGTCAAAATGGCTAGCATGTTTTTTGTGAGTTTTTTGCGCAATTATTATCGGTTAAAACGCGCCCGTGAAAAAAATATTGCAACTATCCTGAAGAATTTAAATGATTTTCGATATGTGGAGTTTTTTGGGTATGCAAACTTTGAAGAAGTAATTCTTTTGAACAAAGACATTGTCGATGCGCGTAATTGTTATCCAGATATTACACTTGCAGAGGTTGAGCTTCTTTTGCGACGGTCGATAGATGTTTCTTGGTCATTAATGGATCGACTTAATAAGGAGCTGAAAAATGAGTTTGAAGTTAATAATCCTCGGTATGTTCATTTTGGGAAAGAACCGACAATTTTTTTACCAGCCGAAACGGCCAATTGTCGTAGGTTAACCGAAGAGGCAGGCACCATGATTAGTGCCGCTAAGATTTTATATATGCCCCTAGGATTTCAGTTTATTTTCTCTGATGATAAATATGTAAAAAAATATCGTCTATTAAATTTTTCTCAAAATAAATTTGGCGTTGGACTGGCAATAAAAACAATATTAAAACAGGTGATTACTTTATTACTATATTGGAAATTTATTTTGTCTGATATTTATGAGGTCTTTTCCAGTAATGAGGCTTATAGTGTAAAAAGATCATTGATGGTTTATGACGGTAAGCATTATTTAATGCCAGCTGAACAAGAATGTTTTACACAAATTCATTTATCTCCTGATGCAAAAATTCTTGATATAGGGTGTGGTGCCGGAAGAACAACTATTTTTTTAGCGAAAGATGGTTATAAAAATATTTTGGGCATTGACGTTGTTGACGGTTTAATAAATCGCGCTAAAAATTTTGACAAGGGAAAATATGTTGATTATTTTAAAGTTTTGAATGTATTAGATTTGGATACTGATGAAAATATTCAGGATAGGTCACTAGACTGTGCCTTTTTTTCCTATAATGGACTAGACTATTTATATCCGTTATCTGAAAGAAGACGAGCGCTTGATCAGATATATAAAAAATTAAAGCCAGGCGGATATTTTATTTTTTCTTCCCACAACAGTCTTTGTGTTAACCGCCGGTATTTACTCATTTCGTGGAAAAACATAATTGGCTTATTAAAATCAAATTCTTATAGATTGGTTGATCAAAGTTTTGGAAAATTATTAACATATTTTGCATCACCAAAGATGATAGATGGGGAATTGCGTCAAATTGGTTTTGAAAAAATAGCAATTATTCCAAACGTAAAAAATATTTTTCCATTTCGCGATCCCTTTCCTTATTATATATATCAAAAAAAATGA
- a CDS encoding glycosyltransferase codes for MSKIAIFAPEMHKPFIEGIQKSAWAVSTELSKIVPEVLVVSQCSYGEPLEPIAGLNIFYYLNSGKIRLIKYLTWIGDGFRVLKFFKKNEIDLVLVFSLDWSFLFSLCWLVFFNKNIRVRVMIFSTRETSGIGGFWIRLFHGRLDHIFTRTLYLKNQLIKMGVEASKITVATVLPNKKIFLENLSTAKDLPVIKTIAYLSNPDTSAGVNIVIELAQRLSDLKIIIALRKFSEREEGAVQNLISSVKKIGIENIEFRRNIDNMVKFYQEVDAVIMPALDENNTMSAPLVLLEAFVSNTPVFLTDLPVFKEFEKQVFLYKDVQELQALIEVNSQGSELLNEKISEAKKYGDNLLDEEGVASLYIN; via the coding sequence ATGTCAAAAATTGCAATATTTGCCCCAGAGATGCATAAGCCATTTATTGAGGGTATTCAGAAAAGCGCTTGGGCTGTAAGCACGGAATTGTCCAAAATTGTTCCCGAGGTGTTAGTCGTTAGTCAGTGTTCATATGGCGAGCCGCTTGAGCCAATCGCTGGCCTTAATATTTTTTATTATTTAAATTCGGGAAAAATAAGATTGATAAAATATTTAACTTGGATTGGTGATGGTTTTCGTGTCCTTAAATTCTTTAAAAAAAATGAAATTGATTTGGTTTTGGTATTTTCGCTAGATTGGTCTTTTTTATTCTCGCTTTGTTGGTTGGTGTTTTTTAATAAGAATATTCGCGTAAGGGTTATGATTTTTTCCACCAGGGAGACGAGTGGAATCGGTGGTTTTTGGATTCGTCTATTTCATGGAAGATTAGATCATATTTTTACCAGAACCTTGTATCTGAAGAATCAATTAATTAAAATGGGAGTTGAGGCAAGTAAAATAACAGTTGCCACTGTTTTACCTAATAAAAAAATATTTTTAGAAAATTTATCCACGGCAAAAGATTTGCCGGTTATTAAAACTATTGCCTACCTTAGTAATCCAGATACTTCAGCTGGAGTTAATATTGTAATTGAATTAGCCCAACGTCTTTCCGACTTAAAAATAATTATCGCGTTGCGGAAATTTTCCGAGCGTGAAGAGGGAGCTGTTCAAAATTTAATAAGCTCTGTGAAAAAAATAGGTATTGAAAATATTGAGTTTAGAAGAAATATCGATAATATGGTAAAATTTTATCAAGAGGTTGATGCTGTTATTATGCCGGCACTGGATGAAAATAATACCATGTCAGCCCCGCTGGTTTTGCTGGAAGCCTTTGTATCAAATACGCCGGTGTTTTTGACTGATTTACCAGTATTTAAAGAATTTGAAAAGCAGGTGTTTTTATATAAAGATGTGCAAGAGTTGCAAGCTCTAATCGAAGTAAATAGCCAGGGAAGTGAATTATTGAATGAAAAAATATCTGAAGCCAAGAAGTACGGAGATAACCTTTTGGATGAAGAAGGTGTGGCAAGTTTGTATATTAATTAA
- a CDS encoding glycosyltransferase, protein MQEYWSKIANTYGLANYLEEIIRNDVASFILGQSKQSGSRVVELGCGNGRILKKISDKNSQIELTGVDTSEEMLQAARLEISASKLSLECGDVLGYLKKNNFPKFDFLVVCNTLHNLTGKKEIESVLRSSNNVLKDDGYFVFDVRNSFNPFISRGYRRSRAQGYSFFTFSYLKAIKILKQRGFEIVKVRPVQYQDIKQANKSQASFFKKILYSLYLKISSVSFFSPYILIYAKKTRQDFIFMIWGYHQQMRTLSANENYHLQALKAAKLLGYQVGILSIDARADIGNDFHKVGIVNNDIKMTAYANVWQFLKYLYKNRLSVIYVNTFTWQSFLVPFICRKAVFMGHDSVQRKTLLKQRIENFVFKFFKKIRVISDEEKDFLVKQGVNEKKIVVLPLAIDVQHFSRENIDGTRAGLIFLGNVTPDKNINTILRALAIVKATLLDIRLDVVGEVRDPEFDKLIKEHDLANVVKIHGFVAHDHLLPYLQKTKIYLNSSISEGQCLAAYEAALSGNALCLPATLSFSGVFKDKALFHSVYDHEKLAKNILYYLKNEQIMHEHNMKCREFISKIYTPELIMNKTQELFKL, encoded by the coding sequence ATGCAAGAGTATTGGAGTAAAATAGCAAACACCTACGGCTTAGCCAATTACCTTGAGGAAATTATCAGAAATGATGTTGCCTCATTTATTCTTGGCCAATCAAAGCAATCCGGGTCGCGAGTTGTTGAGCTTGGATGTGGTAATGGTCGCATATTAAAAAAAATTTCCGACAAGAATTCTCAGATAGAATTAACTGGCGTCGACACCTCTGAGGAAATGCTTCAAGCGGCACGATTAGAGATTTCCGCATCAAAGCTATCTCTGGAATGTGGTGATGTTTTGGGTTATTTAAAAAAAAATAACTTTCCCAAGTTTGATTTTTTGGTGGTATGCAATACACTTCACAATCTAACCGGAAAAAAAGAGATTGAATCAGTGCTACGTAGCTCTAATAATGTTTTGAAAGATGATGGTTATTTTGTTTTTGATGTGCGAAATTCGTTCAATCCTTTTATCTCAAGAGGTTATAGGAGGAGTAGGGCGCAGGGATATAGTTTTTTTACCTTCTCCTATCTCAAGGCAATCAAAATTTTGAAGCAGCGTGGTTTTGAAATTGTAAAAGTGAGACCTGTTCAATATCAAGATATTAAACAAGCTAATAAGAGTCAGGCGTCTTTTTTTAAAAAAATACTTTATAGTCTATATTTAAAGATTTCTTCTGTATCGTTTTTTTCGCCATACATTTTGATATATGCCAAAAAGACTCGGCAAGATTTTATCTTTATGATTTGGGGCTATCATCAACAGATGCGCACATTGTCCGCTAATGAAAATTATCACTTGCAGGCCTTGAAGGCGGCAAAATTATTGGGATATCAGGTGGGAATATTATCGATTGATGCAAGGGCGGACATTGGAAACGATTTTCACAAAGTTGGTATAGTTAATAATGATATTAAGATGACGGCTTATGCGAATGTGTGGCAATTTTTAAAATATTTATATAAAAATAGGCTATCAGTTATTTATGTTAATACTTTTACCTGGCAGTCATTCTTAGTCCCTTTTATTTGCCGAAAAGCGGTATTCATGGGTCATGACTCGGTTCAGAGAAAAACATTATTAAAGCAGCGAATTGAGAATTTTGTTTTTAAATTTTTTAAAAAAATTCGTGTTATCTCTGATGAGGAAAAAGATTTTTTAGTTAAACAAGGTGTTAACGAGAAGAAGATTGTTGTACTGCCGTTGGCGATTGATGTGCAACATTTTTCCAGAGAGAATATTGATGGCACGAGAGCGGGTTTAATTTTTCTTGGAAATGTGACCCCTGATAAAAATATCAACACCATACTTCGAGCGCTGGCAATTGTTAAAGCAACATTACTCGACATTCGCTTGGATGTGGTGGGTGAGGTGCGTGACCCCGAATTTGATAAACTTATAAAAGAACATGACCTTGCCAATGTTGTAAAAATTCACGGCTTTGTTGCGCATGACCACTTATTGCCATATTTGCAAAAAACAAAAATATATTTAAATTCATCTATCTCCGAGGGGCAGTGTTTGGCGGCTTATGAGGCAGCTCTTTCTGGTAACGCACTTTGTCTGCCTGCAACATTGTCATTTTCCGGCGTATTTAAGGACAAGGCTTTGTTTCATTCTGTATATGACCATGAAAAATTGGCAAAAAATATTTTGTATTATCTTAAAAACGAACAAATAATGCATGAACATAATATGAAATGCAGAGAATTTATTAGTAAAATATATACTCCTGAGTTGATTATGAATAAAACTCAAGAATTATTTAAATTATAA
- a CDS encoding flippase gives MSTLRQLLFSNQGNRQIFLKNSFWRFAGVLPSKLLRFFIILLAAKQLGPESFGVYNYAVALVSMAFIVSDWGINILLIRDYQHFEDKNKIVTTSFVAKISILFISTIVALGILFVSGSSLSLFGIGAIIALTFFVGHVKELFSAIFLAMQKAEFEARVYFIETILSIPFFYFLFFKSPSAFNLAFFYLLVSTATMVASWYFASKWIKFSFKSFDKTLLIELLKNGFVLSLFGILGYIFFSTDQLFLKYFHGYEEVGYYALATKIVLTLQIFPSLINSVVLPMLSQRINDKPRLKFLVARGLVAYAIAGALISLAIIILIKYFIFFFGAQYAPSASIIKLLSPILIFMFMVSLLDHVLISFNRQKQDFYLTLLAAIANLILCILLIPSFGMYGAVGASLISQAFNFVLTGGYVFKLLRQ, from the coding sequence ATGAGCACTTTAAGGCAATTATTATTTTCCAATCAGGGCAATCGTCAGATTTTTTTAAAGAATTCTTTTTGGCGTTTCGCCGGGGTGCTGCCAAGTAAATTATTGCGCTTTTTTATCATCTTGTTAGCAGCAAAACAGCTTGGGCCAGAATCATTCGGTGTTTATAATTATGCCGTAGCCTTGGTTAGTATGGCCTTTATTGTTTCTGATTGGGGTATTAATATCCTCTTAATTAGAGATTATCAACATTTTGAGGATAAAAATAAGATTGTTACCACCTCATTTGTTGCCAAGATCTCTATTTTATTTATTTCTACAATTGTCGCTCTTGGCATCCTGTTTGTCAGCGGCTCCTCACTAAGCTTGTTTGGTATAGGCGCGATAATTGCGTTAACTTTTTTTGTAGGCCATGTAAAAGAATTATTCTCAGCTATTTTTTTAGCGATGCAAAAGGCTGAATTTGAGGCTAGGGTTTATTTTATCGAAACGATATTATCAATTCCTTTTTTCTATTTTCTTTTTTTTAAAAGCCCCTCTGCGTTTAATTTAGCATTTTTTTATTTATTAGTTTCGACTGCAACGATGGTAGCAAGCTGGTATTTTGCGAGTAAGTGGATAAAGTTCTCGTTTAAAAGTTTTGATAAGACATTGCTAATTGAGTTATTAAAAAATGGCTTTGTATTATCCTTGTTTGGCATCCTCGGGTATATCTTCTTTTCAACGGATCAGTTATTTTTAAAATATTTTCATGGCTATGAGGAGGTTGGTTATTATGCGTTGGCAACAAAGATAGTTTTAACATTACAAATTTTCCCGAGCCTTATTAATTCGGTAGTATTACCGATGCTTTCGCAGCGAATAAACGATAAGCCTAGATTAAAATTTTTGGTGGCACGTGGCTTAGTGGCTTATGCTATTGCTGGCGCTTTGATTTCTTTGGCAATAATTATTCTGATAAAATATTTTATATTTTTTTTCGGAGCGCAATACGCACCATCCGCTTCAATTATCAAATTGCTTTCTCCGATTTTGATATTCATGTTTATGGTTTCATTATTAGACCATGTTCTGATTTCGTTTAACCGCCAGAAGCAGGATTTTTATCTAACTCTTTTAGCGGCAATTGCGAATTTAATTCTGTGCATACTTTTAATCCCTTCTTTTGGTATGTATGGCGCGGTTGGTGCTAGCTTGATTAGTCAAGCATTTAATTTCGTCCTTACGGGCGGATATGTGTTTAAACTTTTAAGACAATAA
- a CDS encoding acyltransferase produces MNRGNLITIGKNSTIGRLTRLQGKITIGKNVFVNEFCSLNAGLEDEIIIGEYTSLAPDCYLITGDHDIDKNVLINIKGDEGGRRGSIVIGKNCWIGAKSVILKNVNIGDGVVIGAGSVVTRDIPPFAVAVGNPARVIKYRK; encoded by the coding sequence ATTAATCGTGGTAACTTGATAACAATCGGTAAAAATTCAACAATTGGTCGCCTGACGCGCTTGCAAGGAAAAATTACGATTGGGAAAAATGTCTTCGTGAATGAATTTTGCAGCTTGAATGCCGGTCTTGAAGATGAAATTATTATCGGAGAATATACGAGCCTTGCCCCAGATTGTTATTTGATAACCGGTGATCATGATATTGATAAAAATGTATTAATCAATATAAAGGGGGATGAGGGCGGTCGCAGGGGTAGCATTGTTATTGGTAAAAATTGCTGGATCGGTGCAAAATCAGTTATTCTAAAAAATGTTAATATCGGTGATGGCGTGGTGATTGGTGCTGGCAGTGTTGTGACACGTGATATTCCGCCGTTTGCTGTTGCGGTTGGCAATCCAGCCAGAGTTATTAAGTATCGTAAATAA
- a CDS encoding helix-turn-helix domain-containing protein, which produces MTEEIKPNGVYTTEEVEKLLKVSNSTVKRLLKNGILKANKVGKQYRILGLEILKLISPKVEEKAIEVYLDVKKKAIDVIKDW; this is translated from the coding sequence ATGACAGAAGAAATTAAGCCTAACGGCGTTTATACAACAGAGGAAGTGGAAAAATTGCTCAAAGTGAGCAATAGCACTGTTAAAAGATTATTGAAAAACGGTATTTTAAAGGCAAATAAGGTGGGTAAGCAGTATCGCATTTTAGGTTTGGAAATACTGAAATTAATATCACCAAAAGTAGAAGAAAAGGCGATTGAAGTATACCTTGATGTGAAGAAAAAGGCCATCGATGTTATTAAGGATTGGTAG
- a CDS encoding NAD-dependent epimerase/dehydratase family protein: MKKRIKSVVTGGAGFIGSTLVDRLIELGHEVIVIDNLYSGMRSYVNETAKFYEVNICDEVKIKDIFDKESEDGGIDFVFHLAAQIDVRLSVKDPVFDNKVNVLGSLNILDNAYSHGVKKVMFSSTGGALYGGAEEIPTLETYPTYPFSPYGIHKLTFEKYLSYYYKIYGQNYTSLRFSNVYGPRQYKGGEAGVVSIFIDNAVNSKTSFINGDGLQTRDYVYVDDVVNAFVTAAESDYVGEINFSTGIENNLLDIIAAIEKALGQDVSKEFKVAMPGEERRSCLDYSKANKILNWQPMIYLEEGIGRTIEWTKSLKK, from the coding sequence ATGAAGAAAAGAATTAAGTCAGTAGTAACTGGCGGCGCCGGTTTTATTGGTTCGACTTTGGTCGATAGACTAATCGAGCTTGGTCATGAAGTGATTGTGATTGACAATCTGTATTCCGGTATGCGCAGTTATGTTAATGAGACGGCTAAGTTTTATGAAGTTAATATCTGTGATGAGGTAAAAATTAAAGATATTTTTGATAAAGAATCTGAAGATGGGGGGATTGATTTTGTTTTTCATTTAGCGGCGCAGATTGATGTGCGTCTATCAGTGAAAGATCCGGTTTTTGATAATAAAGTTAATGTTTTGGGGTCGTTAAATATCTTAGATAATGCTTATAGTCATGGCGTAAAGAAAGTAATGTTCTCTTCAACTGGTGGCGCTCTTTATGGCGGTGCTGAGGAGATCCCAACTTTGGAAACTTATCCAACTTATCCGTTTTCGCCTTATGGTATTCATAAATTAACTTTTGAAAAATATTTAAGCTATTATTATAAGATTTACGGACAAAATTATACTTCTTTGCGATTTTCCAATGTCTATGGCCCACGTCAATATAAAGGTGGGGAGGCGGGCGTAGTATCCATCTTTATTGATAATGCGGTTAATAGTAAGACAAGTTTTATTAACGGCGACGGTTTACAAACTCGGGATTATGTTTATGTTGATGATGTGGTTAATGCCTTTGTGACAGCAGCGGAATCTGATTATGTAGGTGAGATAAATTTTTCAACGGGCATTGAGAATAATTTATTGGATATTATTGCAGCTATTGAAAAAGCCTTAGGACAAGATGTGTCCAAGGAATTCAAAGTGGCTATGCCAGGAGAAGAGCGACGCAGCTGCCTGGATTACAGCAAGGCGAACAAGATTTTGAATTGGCAGCCAATGATTTATCTTGAAGAGGGAATTGGACGAACGATTGAATGGACTAAGAGTTTGAAGAAATAA
- a CDS encoding GtrA family protein, with protein sequence MDYLLNLLHKNKIYIKFAISGTTATLAELWLLYLLHGVWRMGLILSSTIAFAVAFSISFSLQKFWTFRNANIEKIPRQLSIYLFVGTTNLVLNAVIVHEAVRKFHIYYLLAQLVSTILLSIWSFLMNKFVIFEKEHREKKLKKKFGERDKQRFFILVNEEDVVDYKPAEDCEYRGIVFGKKDYKMEIPNFRLVVRTKNRFLNFIKIFYQTRKWIHWSDKVKCYCLGEIALPGYAVAKLAGKKFILQIKDENRPKGWYRKIIKDMEEVIS encoded by the coding sequence ATGGATTACCTGTTAAATTTATTACATAAGAATAAGATTTATATTAAGTTTGCTATATCAGGCACGACAGCAACCTTAGCCGAACTGTGGTTATTGTATTTATTGCATGGGGTTTGGAGAATGGGGTTGATACTGTCGTCGACAATAGCATTTGCAGTGGCCTTTTCAATTAGTTTTTCTTTGCAAAAATTTTGGACATTTAGAAATGCGAACATTGAAAAAATTCCCAGACAGTTGTCGATATATTTATTTGTTGGAACAACTAATCTGGTCTTGAATGCGGTAATTGTTCATGAAGCGGTGCGCAAATTCCATATTTATTATTTATTGGCGCAGTTGGTAAGTACAATCTTATTATCGATTTGGAGTTTTTTAATGAATAAATTTGTTATTTTTGAGAAAGAGCATCGAGAAAAAAAATTAAAAAAGAAATTTGGTGAAAGAGATAAACAACGTTTTTTTATTCTAGTCAACGAGGAGGATGTGGTTGATTATAAACCGGCCGAAGACTGTGAGTATCGCGGCATTGTTTTTGGAAAGAAAGATTATAAAATGGAGATACCTAATTTTCGTTTAGTTGTCAGAACTAAAAATAGATTTTTAAATTTTATCAAAATATTTTATCAGACTAGGAAATGGATTCATTGGTCTGACAAGGTAAAATGTTATTGCTTAGGTGAAATTGCTTTGCCAGGGTACGCGGTCGCTAAGTTGGCTGGCAAAAAATTTATTTTGCAAATAAAAGATGAAAATAGACCAAAAGGGTGGTACCGAAAGATTATTAAAGATATGGAAGAAGTGATTTCGTAA
- a CDS encoding DsbA family protein — protein sequence MKKLNIINILAIACIILVIIVGGLYFFNSRNSKKPADVHIVNDEAQKNKDSNKDAIDKANKMSVKTVRPIDENDHRKGELEAPVQVIVYSDFECPFCLKFVNSLKQVEETFGNKVVIAFRHYPLLSHTDAIPAAVAAECAGEQGKFWEMHDQLFQDSQDNALSITNYKQNAKELGLDQVKFNECLDTEKYKKAITLSQLEAKEFGVNGTPASFINGEPVPGAIPFEDFTDSSGESRKGLRSLIEEKLKK from the coding sequence ATGAAAAAACTTAATATCATAAATATATTAGCGATAGCTTGTATTATATTGGTTATAATCGTTGGTGGTCTTTATTTCTTTAATTCAAGGAATTCAAAAAAGCCGGCCGACGTACATATTGTTAATGATGAGGCGCAAAAAAATAAAGACTCAAATAAGGATGCCATCGATAAGGCTAATAAGATGAGCGTGAAAACAGTAAGACCGATTGATGAAAATGATCATCGCAAGGGCGAGTTGGAAGCACCGGTTCAAGTGATTGTTTATAGTGACTTTGAATGTCCTTTTTGTTTGAAGTTTGTAAATAGCCTGAAACAGGTTGAGGAGACTTTTGGTAATAAAGTTGTTATTGCTTTTCGTCATTATCCTTTGCTTTCACATACCGACGCGATTCCAGCAGCAGTAGCAGCTGAATGCGCCGGCGAGCAGGGGAAGTTTTGGGAGATGCATGATCAGTTATTCCAAGATTCTCAGGACAATGCCTTGAGTATTACTAATTACAAACAGAATGCCAAAGAATTGGGCCTGGATCAGGTTAAGTTTAATGAATGCCTAGATACGGAAAAATATAAAAAAGCAATTACATTATCACAGCTTGAGGCAAAAGAATTTGGCGTTAATGGTACCCCGGCTAGTTTTATTAATGGAGAGCCGGTTCCAGGAGCTATTCCTTTTGAGGATTTTACGGATAGTTCTGGAGAGAGTCGCAAGGGATTAAGAAGTCTAATTGAAGAGAAATTGAAGAAATAA